A region of Liolophura sinensis isolate JHLJ2023 chromosome 8, CUHK_Ljap_v2, whole genome shotgun sequence DNA encodes the following proteins:
- the LOC135472719 gene encoding exocyst complex component 1-like isoform X1, with translation MMAVKHTLQRDVFLPCDERLIGLAHVTKAGRKKKSSFLCVAVSKEKPVQAQVYQVKKADKGELYKKKASWTLRSLKTVDGRDLEKETAEFDLHFEKIYKWVASSIPDKENFIACLWKLSQRYLIHKPEFVNVPEHLLQEISHVSDQSQAAQHEDEVVEDDYQALSSKEESDLELLMRDCHAAIGNAEAFSEQLSKQLSVLDGANIHSIMGSEDQVLSLMRLLDEGIQEATKIEEKLDAYDSVLQNVKDQMEVIKEKDMLIKIRNENHQSLLEELDKLVKSFDLEDKFVKALIDGDLSTPNGIYDCSVAAEALQKCVQADTHTGYGKMAAVVEQQKKFTNYTNCFARRLARHLNNAFISQGNGLIQSETLNRNPTDFRLSPHHSSHRDLTPYADLMSWLKNADPESFEKLAGVYTQNLSKLYEKDIAEFFECAKQRLLSKPERGKLSAGPTSSKLGGSSSSLARAGEGRGRSSSIQSIDSVSTSYHGSDQDLAQRQLFDQTLEKVLSELEPVCLAEQDFCVRFFHLTETGKDKGKEETVEEEGDIWMPRRTTNMTEEYFVENLGEGLFQRRPSHFIRTLNAEAGKMMAELFPKLEKELENFINFADKLDGFHSMYMLVRIGYHATTAHDSGSFLRTMFANCLLKTKWIFDRFVETQIQNIQESKVSKKTRCGIISFVHNFEQFANQAENIFRGSNRRSNLEKAYTELVRTIFDQIVRVANEHPKTPREVVMLENFHHMFAVLSQLKISCLDGERKEAKQIYQDNLHAYTTAYLGRPLEKLHTFFEGIQSRVASGVKEEEVGYALAFSKQELRKVIKEYPGKEVKKGLEHLYKKVEKHLCEEENLLQVVWVTMQDEFIKQYKQFDQLINKCYPDSKITLEFTITDILQYFSDIAQSH, from the exons tgagCAAAGAGAAGCCTGTGCAGGCTCAAGTTTACCAAGTGAAGAAAGCTGACAAGGGAGAGTTGTACAAGAAGAAGGCCTCATGGACGCTACGCAGCTTAAAGACTGTAGACGGTAGAGATCTTGAAAAG GAAACAGCGGAATTTGATCTTCATTTTGAGAAAATCTATAAGTGGGTAGCCAGCAGCATACCTGATAAGGAAAACTTCATCGCATGTTTATGGAAG TTAAGCCAGAGGTATTTAATCCACAAACCAGAGTTTGTCAATGTGCCTGAGCATTTATTACAAG AAATCAGCCATGTGTCAGACCAGAGTCAGGCGGCCCAGCATGAGGATGAAGTTGTGGAAGATGACTACCAGGCTCTGTCTAGTAAGGAGGAGAGCGATCTTGAACTTCTGATGAGAGATTGTCATGCCGCTATCGGAAATGCTGAGGCGTTTTCGGAACAACTCTCAAAGCAGCTGTCTGTCCTGGATGGT GCTAATATTCACTCCATCATGGGCTCAGAAGACCAAGTGCTGAGCCTGATGAGGCTTCTAGATGAAGGTATACAGGAGGCTACAAAGATTGAGGAGAAGCTGGATGCCTATGACTCAGTGTTACAG aatgtcAAAGACCAGATGGAAGTGATAAAGGAGAAGGACATGCTGATCAAAATCAGGAATGAGAATCATCAGTCTCTGCTGGAGGAACTGGACAAGCTTGTG AAATCATTTGATTTGGAAGACAAATTTGTCAAGGCCTTGATTGATGGTGACTTATCAACACCTAATGGAATCTACGACTGCTCAGTGGCAGCAGAGGCCTTACAGAAGTGTGTCCAGGCTGACACTCACACAG GTTATGGGAAAATGGCTGCTGTGGTGGAGCAGCAGAAGAAGTTCACGAATTACACCAACTGTTTTGCAAGGCGATTGGCTAGACACCTGAATAATGCATTTATCTCGCAG GGCAATGGTCTGATCCAAAGTGAGACTCTGAACCGTAACCCTACAGACTTCAGATTGTCCCCACACCATTCTAGTCACAGGGACCTCACCCCATATGCAGATCTCATGTCCTGGCTAAAGAATGCTGACCCTGAGAGCTTTGAGAAGCTGGCAGGG GTGTACACTCAGAACCTGAGCAAGCTGTATGAGAAAGACATAGCagaattttttgagtgtgctAAACAGAGACTTCTGTCCAAACCTGAACGTGGGAAACTAA GTGCTGGGCCAACCTCATCTAAACTAGGCGGCAGTTCATCCAGCCTTGCACGAGCTGGTGAGGGTAGGGGGCGCTCTTCCTCAATACAAAGCATTGACTCTGTCTCCACATCGTACCACGGCTCTGACCAAGACCTTGCTCAGAGACAGCTGTTTGACCAG ACCCTGGAGAAGGTGTTGAGTGAGCTAGAACCTGTGTGTTTGGCTGAGCAGGATTTCTGTGTCCGATTCTTCCATCTGACAGAGACTGGCAAGGACAAAGGG AAGGAAGAAACTGTGGAAGAAGAAGGGGACATATGGATGCCCAGAAGGACCACAAATATGACAGA ggagtattttgtggaaAATCTGGGGGAGGGCCTGTTTCAGAGAAGACCATCCCATTTTAT ACGCACGCTAAATGCAGAAGCTGG TAAGATGATGGCTGAGCTGTTCCCTAAGCTGGAGAAAGAGCTGGaaaatttcattaattttgCAGACAAGCTGGATGGttt CCATTCCATGTACATGCTGGTCAGGATCGGTTATCATGCAACAACTGCTCACGACAGTGGCTCCTTCTTACGCACCATGTTTGCCAATTGTCTCCTGAAGACAAAGTGGATATTTGACAGATTTGTG GAAACTCAAATACAGAACATACAAGAGAGCAAAGTGTCCAAGAAAACAAGATGCGGCATCATTAGCTTCGTTCACAACTTTGAG CAATTTGCTAACCAAGCAGAAAACATATTCCGCGGATCAAACAGACGCTCTAACCTAGAAAAGGCCTACACGGAACTTGTACGAACCATTTTTGACCAGATTGTTAGAGTGGCAAACGAGCACCCCAAAACACCACGTGAAGTTGTCATGTTAG AAAATTTTCATCATATGTTTG CGGTTTTGTCCCAGTTAAAGATCTCCTGTTTGGATGGCGAAAGAAAGGAGGCAAAGCAAATCTATCAGGACAATCTTCATGCATACACTACAGCTTATCTGGGGCGTCCCTTGGAAAAGTTACAT ACTTTTTTTGAGGGCATTCAAAGTCGAGTTGCTTCAGGGGTGAAAGAAGAGGAAGTGGGCTATGCTCTGGCGTTTAGCAAACAGGAACTGAGAAAAGTTATCAAGGAATACCCAGGGAAAGAG GTGAAAAAAGGACTTGAACACCTTTACAAGAAAGTGGAAAAGCATTTGTGTGAGGAGGAAAATCTGTTGCAG GTTGTGTGGGTGACCATGCAGGATGAGTTTATCAAACAGTACAAACAGTTTGATCAGCTGATTAACAAATGTTACCCTGATTCAAAGATAACCCTGGAGTTTACCATCACTGACATTCTGCAGTACTTCTCAGACATTGCCCAGTCTCACTGA
- the LOC135472719 gene encoding exocyst complex component 1-like isoform X2 — MMAVKHTLQRDVFLPCDERLIGLAHVTKAGRKKKSSFLCVAVSKEKPVQAQVYQVKKADKGELYKKKASWTLRSLKTVDGRDLEKETAEFDLHFEKIYKWVASSIPDKENFIACLWKLSQRYLIHKPEFVNVPEHLLQEISHVSDQSQAAQHEDEVVEDDYQALSSKEESDLELLMRDCHAAIGNAEAFSEQLSKQLSVLDGANIHSIMGSEDQVLSLMRLLDEGIQEATKIEEKLDAYDSVLQNVKDQMEVIKEKDMLIKIRNENHQSLLEELDKLVKSFDLEDKFVKALIDGDLSTPNGIYDCSVAAEALQKCVQADTHTGYGKMAAVVEQQKKFTNYTNCFARRLARHLNNAFISQGNGLIQSETLNRNPTDFRLSPHHSSHRDLTPYADLMSWLKNADPESFEKLAGVYTQNLSKLYEKDIAEFFECAKQRLLSKPERGKLSAGPTSSKLGGSSSSLARAGEGRGRSSSIQSIDSVSTSYHGSDQDLAQRQLFDQTLEKVLSELEPVCLAEQDFCVRFFHLTETGKDKGKEETVEEEGDIWMPRRTTNMTERTLNAEAGKMMAELFPKLEKELENFINFADKLDGFHSMYMLVRIGYHATTAHDSGSFLRTMFANCLLKTKWIFDRFVETQIQNIQESKVSKKTRCGIISFVHNFEQFANQAENIFRGSNRRSNLEKAYTELVRTIFDQIVRVANEHPKTPREVVMLENFHHMFAVLSQLKISCLDGERKEAKQIYQDNLHAYTTAYLGRPLEKLHTFFEGIQSRVASGVKEEEVGYALAFSKQELRKVIKEYPGKEVKKGLEHLYKKVEKHLCEEENLLQVVWVTMQDEFIKQYKQFDQLINKCYPDSKITLEFTITDILQYFSDIAQSH, encoded by the exons tgagCAAAGAGAAGCCTGTGCAGGCTCAAGTTTACCAAGTGAAGAAAGCTGACAAGGGAGAGTTGTACAAGAAGAAGGCCTCATGGACGCTACGCAGCTTAAAGACTGTAGACGGTAGAGATCTTGAAAAG GAAACAGCGGAATTTGATCTTCATTTTGAGAAAATCTATAAGTGGGTAGCCAGCAGCATACCTGATAAGGAAAACTTCATCGCATGTTTATGGAAG TTAAGCCAGAGGTATTTAATCCACAAACCAGAGTTTGTCAATGTGCCTGAGCATTTATTACAAG AAATCAGCCATGTGTCAGACCAGAGTCAGGCGGCCCAGCATGAGGATGAAGTTGTGGAAGATGACTACCAGGCTCTGTCTAGTAAGGAGGAGAGCGATCTTGAACTTCTGATGAGAGATTGTCATGCCGCTATCGGAAATGCTGAGGCGTTTTCGGAACAACTCTCAAAGCAGCTGTCTGTCCTGGATGGT GCTAATATTCACTCCATCATGGGCTCAGAAGACCAAGTGCTGAGCCTGATGAGGCTTCTAGATGAAGGTATACAGGAGGCTACAAAGATTGAGGAGAAGCTGGATGCCTATGACTCAGTGTTACAG aatgtcAAAGACCAGATGGAAGTGATAAAGGAGAAGGACATGCTGATCAAAATCAGGAATGAGAATCATCAGTCTCTGCTGGAGGAACTGGACAAGCTTGTG AAATCATTTGATTTGGAAGACAAATTTGTCAAGGCCTTGATTGATGGTGACTTATCAACACCTAATGGAATCTACGACTGCTCAGTGGCAGCAGAGGCCTTACAGAAGTGTGTCCAGGCTGACACTCACACAG GTTATGGGAAAATGGCTGCTGTGGTGGAGCAGCAGAAGAAGTTCACGAATTACACCAACTGTTTTGCAAGGCGATTGGCTAGACACCTGAATAATGCATTTATCTCGCAG GGCAATGGTCTGATCCAAAGTGAGACTCTGAACCGTAACCCTACAGACTTCAGATTGTCCCCACACCATTCTAGTCACAGGGACCTCACCCCATATGCAGATCTCATGTCCTGGCTAAAGAATGCTGACCCTGAGAGCTTTGAGAAGCTGGCAGGG GTGTACACTCAGAACCTGAGCAAGCTGTATGAGAAAGACATAGCagaattttttgagtgtgctAAACAGAGACTTCTGTCCAAACCTGAACGTGGGAAACTAA GTGCTGGGCCAACCTCATCTAAACTAGGCGGCAGTTCATCCAGCCTTGCACGAGCTGGTGAGGGTAGGGGGCGCTCTTCCTCAATACAAAGCATTGACTCTGTCTCCACATCGTACCACGGCTCTGACCAAGACCTTGCTCAGAGACAGCTGTTTGACCAG ACCCTGGAGAAGGTGTTGAGTGAGCTAGAACCTGTGTGTTTGGCTGAGCAGGATTTCTGTGTCCGATTCTTCCATCTGACAGAGACTGGCAAGGACAAAGGG AAGGAAGAAACTGTGGAAGAAGAAGGGGACATATGGATGCCCAGAAGGACCACAAATATGACAGA ACGCACGCTAAATGCAGAAGCTGG TAAGATGATGGCTGAGCTGTTCCCTAAGCTGGAGAAAGAGCTGGaaaatttcattaattttgCAGACAAGCTGGATGGttt CCATTCCATGTACATGCTGGTCAGGATCGGTTATCATGCAACAACTGCTCACGACAGTGGCTCCTTCTTACGCACCATGTTTGCCAATTGTCTCCTGAAGACAAAGTGGATATTTGACAGATTTGTG GAAACTCAAATACAGAACATACAAGAGAGCAAAGTGTCCAAGAAAACAAGATGCGGCATCATTAGCTTCGTTCACAACTTTGAG CAATTTGCTAACCAAGCAGAAAACATATTCCGCGGATCAAACAGACGCTCTAACCTAGAAAAGGCCTACACGGAACTTGTACGAACCATTTTTGACCAGATTGTTAGAGTGGCAAACGAGCACCCCAAAACACCACGTGAAGTTGTCATGTTAG AAAATTTTCATCATATGTTTG CGGTTTTGTCCCAGTTAAAGATCTCCTGTTTGGATGGCGAAAGAAAGGAGGCAAAGCAAATCTATCAGGACAATCTTCATGCATACACTACAGCTTATCTGGGGCGTCCCTTGGAAAAGTTACAT ACTTTTTTTGAGGGCATTCAAAGTCGAGTTGCTTCAGGGGTGAAAGAAGAGGAAGTGGGCTATGCTCTGGCGTTTAGCAAACAGGAACTGAGAAAAGTTATCAAGGAATACCCAGGGAAAGAG GTGAAAAAAGGACTTGAACACCTTTACAAGAAAGTGGAAAAGCATTTGTGTGAGGAGGAAAATCTGTTGCAG GTTGTGTGGGTGACCATGCAGGATGAGTTTATCAAACAGTACAAACAGTTTGATCAGCTGATTAACAAATGTTACCCTGATTCAAAGATAACCCTGGAGTTTACCATCACTGACATTCTGCAGTACTTCTCAGACATTGCCCAGTCTCACTGA
- the LOC135473518 gene encoding melatonin receptor type 1C-like, translating into MAFNLVSGTFGNILFIVSVIKTKKLRTIGNAFLISMAVSDLGVAAFVTVSAITGALYGRESFLQKPIPCHLIMSVAMVSCLVTIGSILLVSFHRFVIICFFCKRGKIFTRKSAGVMIAVTWVYGITCDLRYVMKWDNDGHGFDPKLEQCFYDRKADSWFLKSLSILTLVVITVSYSGIFRFVKRHRHAMWKSATKERQNSIRLAYTLLLVVVVFFICAMPYVIVTFIDKANLLPQGVYMFVMLLLFTGSATNWIIYGLTNQRFQDAFKRTLCLSKN; encoded by the exons ATGGCGTTCAACTTGGTGTCGGGGACCTTCggcaacattttgtttattgtgtCTGTTATCAAGACAAAG AAGCTGAGGACAATCGGGAACGCGTTCCTGATCAGCATGGCAGTGTCTGACCTGGGTGTGGCGGCTTTTGTGACAGTGTCTGCTATTACAG GTGCTCTGTACGGACGGGAATCCTTCCTTCAAAAACCCATCCCCTGTCACCTGATCATGAGTGTGGCCATGGTATCTTGCCTCGTCACAATTGGCAGCATTTTACTCGTCAGTTTTCACAGATTCGTCATTATCTGCTTCTTCTGCAAGAGAGGTAAAATCTTCACTAGAAAGTCCGCTGGCGTGATGATAGCTGTAACATGGGTGTACGGCATTACCTGTGACTTGCGCTATGTCATGAAATGGGACAACGATGGCCATGGCTTCGACCCAAAACTGGAGCAGTGTTTCTATGACCGCAAAGCAGACTCTtggtttttaaaaagtttgtcTATACTTACACTCGTGGTTATCACAGTTTCCTATTCGGGAATATTTCGCTTTGTCAAAAGACACAGACATGCGATGTGGAAGTCGGCGACCAAAGAGAGGCAGAACTCGATCAGATTAGCGTACACTTTATTGCTGGTGGTCGTAGTGTTTTTCATCTGCGCAATGCCGTACGTCATCGTCACGTTTATAGACAAAGCGAATCTTCTGCCACAGGGAGTTTACATGTTTGTCATGTTGTTACTGTTCACCGGATCTGCCACAAACTGGATTATTTACGGCCTGACCAATCAGCGGTTCCAGGACGCCTTCAAACGGACTTTGTGTCTGAGCAAAAACTGA